From a region of the Canis lupus dingo isolate Sandy chromosome 5, ASM325472v2, whole genome shotgun sequence genome:
- the LOC112647056 gene encoding NADH dehydrogenase [ubiquinone] flavoprotein 1, mitochondrial, translated as MLGARRLLSKSLPARVSVRFSGDTTAPKKTSFGSLKDEDRIFTNLYGRHDWRLKGAQSRGDWYKTKEILLKGPDWILGEVKTSGLRGRGGAGFPTGLKWSFMNKPSDGRPKYLVVNADEGEPGTCKDREIMRHDPHKLVEGCLVGGRAMGARAAYIYIRGEFYNEASNLQVAIREAYEAGLIGKNACGSGYDFDVFVVRGAGAYICGEETALIESIEGKQGKPRLKPPFPADVGVFGCPTTVANVETVAVSPTICRRGGAWFASFGRERNSGTKLFNISGHVNHPCTVEEEMSVPLKELIEKHAGGVTGGWDNLLAVIPGGSSTPLIPKSVCETVLMDFDALVQAQTGLGTAAVIVMDRSTDIVKAIARLIEFYKHESCGQCTPCREGVDWMNKVMARFVRGDARPAEIDSLWEISKQIEGHTICALGDGAAWPVQGLIRHFRPELEERMQRFAQQHQARQATS; from the coding sequence ATGCTGGGGGCACGGCGGCTGCTCAGCAAGTCGCTCCCCGCTCGGGTGTCTGTGCGTTTCAGCGGCGACACGACAGCACCCAAGAAAACCTCATTTGGCTCGCTGAAGGATGAAGACCGGATCTTCACCAACCTGTATGGCCGCCATGACTGGAGGCTGAAAGGTGCCCAGAGTCGGGGTGACTGGTACAAGACAAAGGAGATCTTGCTGAAGGGCCCTGACTGGATCCTGGGTGAGGTCAAGACATCCGGCTTGCGGGGCCGTGGTGGTGCTGGCTTTCCCACTGGCCTGAAGTGGAGCTTCATGAATAAGCCTTCAGATGGCAGGCCCAAGTATCTAGTCGTGAATGCAGACGAGGGTGAGCCGGGCACCTGCAAGGACCGGGAGATCATGCGCCACGATCCCCACAAGCTAGTGGAAGGCTGCCTAGTTGGGGGCCGGGCCATGGGCGCCCGAGCTGCCTACATCTACATCCGAGGGGAATTCTACAATGAGGCTTCCAATCTGCAGGTGGCCATTCGAGAGGCCTACGAGGCTGGTCTGATCGGCAAGAATGCCTGTGGCTCTGGCTATGATTTTGATGTGTTTGTTGTGCGTGGGGCCGGGGCCTACATCTGTGGGGAGGAGACAGCACTCATCGAGTCCATTGAGGGCAAGCAGGGCAAGCCCCGCCTGAAGCCGCCATTCCCTGCCGACGTGGGAGTGTTTGGCTGTCCCACAACCGTGGCCAACGTGGAGACAGTGGCTGTGTCTCCCACCATCTGCCGCCGTGGGGGTGCTTGGTTTGCCAGCTTTGGTCGTGAACGTAACTCCGGCACCAAACTGTTCAATATCTCTGGCCATGTCAACCACCCTTGCACTGTGGAGGAGGAGATGTCTGTACCCCTGAAGGAACTGATTGAAAAACATGCTGGGGGTGTCACAGGTGGCTGGGACAATCTCCTTGCTGTGATCCCCGGCGGCTCATCCACACCACTGATCCCCAAGTCGGTGTGTGAGACAGTGCTGATGGACTTTGATGCGCTGGTACAAGCACAGACAGGCCTGGGCACAGCTGCCGTGATTGTCATGGATCGCTCGACAGATATTGTGAAAGCCATTGCCCGCCTTATTGAGTTCTACAAGCACGAGAGCTGTGGCCAGTGTACTCCGTGCCGTGAGGGTGTGGACTGGATGAACAAGGTGATGGCCCGCTTTGTGAGGGGGGATGCCCGGCCAGCCGAGATCGACTCCCTTTGGGAGATCAGCAAACAGATAGAGGGCCATACCATTTGTGCCCTGGGCGATGGAGCCGCCTGGCCTGTGCAGGGCCTGATCCGCCATTTTCGGCCAGAGCTTGAGGAACGAATGCAGAGGTTTGCCCAGCAGCACCAGGCCAGGCAAGCTACCTCCTGA